The sequence below is a genomic window from Streptococcus pantholopis.
TACGGCTGCTAAATTAATAGCCGGAACTGAACTGAGTGTACTTTTTGCTCAGACTTGAGTTCTGTTTTATTTATGCAAACAGCTGAATGACAGTGCCTTCCTTGAGTTCTAGTTCTGCCTGAGGTGCAACATGCAGGGTCCCGGGGAGACTTTCTTGAGGCGATCCGTCCAAGGAAACAGTAATATGGCCAAGACCGCGTAAATTTTTCTCAACAACACTGCCAACAGCTGTAATCTCGCAGTTAACACCGTCAACAAGCAGACGGCCGCCAACGGAGATAGAGCCGCTTAAATTTTTATTATCAATTTTATAGCAGTATTCTGCTAAATCATCAGGTGCTTCCTCCCCGAAAAGAATCAGCATGTTAGCATCGGTAATCATCCCTGCAGCCTCCGGACCGACTGCAAGTACAGTTGCTTCAAAAATTTTTGTCATCTCTTTCATCCTTTCTCATCAGTTAAGCCATTTTATTGGTAAAGGCCAATGCTGGCAATCCAAGCCACAATAACACGAGGTACACCATTTAAAAAGCGAGAATACAATACGGACGGCACACCAACTTCAACTGTTTCTGATTTTGCTTCAGTCAGACCAAGTCCAACAGGGATAAAATCACAGCCATTTTGCGTATTAATAGCAAACAGGGCAGGCAAAGCCATTTGCGGCGGAATATTGCCTTTGCCGATTTCTACACCAATCAGGGTTCCGACGATTTGTGAAATAACAGCGCCCGGGCCTAAGAGAGGTGATAAAAACGGCAGGGAACAGACAAAACCGACCAAAATCAGACCCCAAATATTGCCAGCAAGCGGAGCAAGGAGATTAGCGATCCAATCGCCGACACCTGATCCGTTAATAACACCGATAATCAGTGATACAAAGGCCATGAAAGGCAAAATGGTATTAAGCATGGTCTGAATCGCTTCACGCGCCGCCTGATTAAAGGTCGCAACAACCTTGCCGGCTCCCATACCAATGCGGGCGATAAAACTCGATTCAGCTCGCTGTTCGGTAATTTTTTTACTTGTATCATAGCCAGACCCTGCTTGCGCCTGACCTGCTTCTTTTGCTTCCCCTGCTT
It includes:
- a CDS encoding PTS glucitol/sorbitol transporter subunit IIA; this translates as MTKIFEATVLAVGPEAAGMITDANMLILFGEEAPDDLAEYCYKIDNKNLSGSISVGGRLLVDGVNCEITAVGSVVEKNLRGLGHITVSLDGSPQESLPGTLHVAPQAELELKEGTVIQLFA
- a CDS encoding PTS glucitol/sorbitol transporter subunit IIB; translated protein: MAYKSIKVVKGNGGFGGPLTITPTEEKHKFIYVTGGGEKPDIVDKIVELTGMEAVNGFKTSIPDEEIALAIIDCGGTLRCGIYPKKNIPTINIVPTGKSGPLAQYITEDIYVSAVGLEQISLADADVKAFAQSSQAGEAKEAGQAQAGSGYDTSKKITEQRAESSFIARIGMGAGKVVATFNQAAREAIQTMLNTILPFMAFVSLIIGVINGSGVGDWIANLLAPLAGNIWGLILVGFVCSLPFLSPLLGPGAVISQIVGTLIGVEIGKGNIPPQMALPALFAINTQNGCDFIPVGLGLTEAKSETVEVGVPSVLYSRFLNGVPRVIVAWIASIGLYQ